One segment of Sesamum indicum cultivar Zhongzhi No. 13 linkage group LG4, S_indicum_v1.0, whole genome shotgun sequence DNA contains the following:
- the LOC105160633 gene encoding hexose carrier protein HEX6 — protein sequence MAVGVAIESDGKQYNGKITKFVLLSCMMAASGGLIFGYDVGVSGGVSSMDPFLKKFFPGVYRKMKEESDVSNYCKFNSQLLTCFTSSLYIAGLIFSFVAATVTRKYGRKPSIIIGGLSYMVGAAIGGAAYNVYVLILGRVLLGVGLGFTNQSVPLYLAEMAPSTYRGAFNIAFQICISIGQISATLINYGTVRIKGGWGWRISIAMAGVPAAFLALGALFLPETPNSLIQHSDDQEKAKKMLQKIRGTDDVQAELEDIVEASYASQAIKHPFRNLMQRKYRPQLVMSVAIPFFQQITGINVISFYAPLLFLTMGSGENASLMAATVMGVIGSTFVLLALVLVDRIGRRPLFHIGGIQMLVSQVLVGGLMAAKLGDHGSMEKGYALAILLLICVYIAGFGLSWGPLGWVVTSEIFPLEIRSAAQSITVAVNLFMTFFIAQIFLAMLCHFKSGIFFFFAAWVVVMSVFIYFLLPETKNIPIEKMDKIWKEHFFWKRVIGESEYEVPEDKKFEAA from the exons ATGGCTGTAGGAGTAGCCATAGAAAGCGATGGCAAGCAATATAATGGAAAGATTACAAAGTTTGTGCTGCTGTCTTGTATGATGGCGGCTTCTGGAGGACTAATTTTTGGTTACGATGTCGGAGTTTCAG GTGGAGTGAGTTCGATGGACCCGTTCCTGAAGAAATTCTTTCCAGGGGTTTACAGGAAGATGAAAGAGGAATCAGATGTGAGCAACTACTGCAAATTCAACAGCCAGCTGCTCACATGTTTCACCTCCTCACTCTACATAGCTGGCCTGATTTTTTCTTTCGTTGCTGCAACTGTGACTCGGAAGTACGGCCGGAAACCATCGATTATCATCGGTGGACTGTCGTATATGGTTGGTGCTGCAATTGGCGGTGCGGCTTATAATGTTTACGTACTAATTCTTGGTCGCGTTCTGCTTGGCGTCGGGCTGGGTTTTACCAATCAG TCGGTTCCGTTGTATCTCGCCGAAATGGCTCCGTCCACATACAGAGGAGCCTTTAACATCGCTTTCCAAATTTGCATCAGCATCGGCCAGATTTCAGCTACACTCATAAACTACGGTACTGTAAGGATCAAAGGTGGGTGGGGCTGGCGAATTTCCATTGCTATGGCAGGTGTGCCGGCTGCATTTCTTGCACTCGGGGCACTTTTCCTCCCAGAGACACCAAACAGCCTTATCCAGCACTCTGATGACCAGGAAAAGGCAAAGAAAATGTTGCAAAAGATCCGAGGCACTGATGATGTCCAGGCGGAACTAGAAGATATTGTCGAAGCAAGTTATGCCTCACAAGCCATAAAACACCCTTTCAGGAACCTTATGCAAAGAAAATACAGGCCGCAGCTCGTAATGTCCGTAGCCATCCCATTCTTCCAACAAATAACTGGAATAAACGTCATCTCCTTCTACGCACCGTTACTCTTCCTGACTATGGGTTCTGGAGAGAACGCTTCCCTCATGGCTGCAACAGTGATGGGAGTAATCGGCTCAACTTTCGTTTTATTGGCATTGGTGTTGGTAGATAGAATAGGCAGAAGGCCCTTATTCCACATAGGCGGAATTCAAATGTTGGTTTCACAAGTGCTGGTTGGAGGGCTCATGGCAGCCAAACTCGGGGATCACGGATCTATGGAGAAAGGTTATGCCTTAGCAATTCTGCTCTTGATTTGCGTATACATTGCAGGTTTTGGCTTGTCTTGGGGCCCATTAGGATGGGTCGTCACAAGTGAAATTTTTCCACTGGAAATACGGTCCGCAGCTCAAAGTATCACGGTGGCCGTTAATCTCTTCATGACTTTCTTCATTGCTCAGATTTTCCTGGCTATGCTCTGCCATTTCAAGTCTGggattttcttcttcttcgcgGCATGGGTCGTAGTCATGTCAGTATTCATATATTTCCTGCTCCCCGAGACGAAGAACATTCCCATTGAGAAAATGGATAAAATTTGGAAGGAGCATTTCTTCTGGAAAAGGGTTATAGGAGAAAGTGAATACGAGGTGCCGGAAGACAAGAAGTTTGAGGCAGCTTAG